A region from the Candidatus Polarisedimenticolia bacterium genome encodes:
- a CDS encoding GNAT family N-acetyltransferase, which produces MPLALAAPEQRPTAATELRVETITDWQGLLDLQPAWDALLEESGVDHPFLSHEWVKTWWECFGAAHELHVLMVRDGDGPVAIVPLMRSKGRFYGLPVRRLETIGNVHTQRFDVVSGRRRPEAYRAIWRTLLEQEALWDVLVLSHLPADSPTLATLTSLALGDGYLTGLWRSAEAPYIPIEGSWDEYFNRLSPKLRANLRRRERRLQQFGDIRMEVVGSGPDVWDALEDGLWIESAGWKGRAGTAIAADEATHRFYSLLALRAARRGWLRLHFLTVGERRIAFDFSLFYAGKAFLLKPAYDPAFAACSPYSQLLARILQDHFDRGVKEFDFLGQEDAWKFDWATRTRSQEWLYVMPDSPRMRLLHFTKFRIVPRLRRHRALVVTRDAARVLAATWTSRGRGARA; this is translated from the coding sequence ATGCCCCTGGCCCTCGCCGCGCCCGAGCAGCGGCCGACGGCGGCGACCGAGCTCCGGGTCGAGACGATCACGGACTGGCAGGGGCTGCTCGATCTGCAGCCGGCCTGGGACGCGCTGCTCGAGGAGTCGGGCGTGGACCATCCGTTCCTGAGTCACGAGTGGGTGAAGACCTGGTGGGAGTGCTTCGGCGCCGCCCACGAATTGCATGTCCTGATGGTGAGGGACGGAGATGGGCCCGTTGCCATCGTCCCGCTGATGCGCAGCAAAGGACGGTTCTACGGGCTGCCGGTGCGCCGGCTGGAGACCATCGGAAACGTCCATACCCAGCGCTTCGACGTGGTCTCGGGACGTCGGCGCCCCGAGGCGTACAGGGCAATCTGGAGGACCCTGTTGGAGCAGGAAGCGCTCTGGGACGTCCTGGTCCTCAGCCACTTGCCGGCCGATTCACCGACCCTTGCGACACTCACGTCCCTGGCGCTGGGGGACGGTTATCTCACGGGGCTGTGGCGATCGGCGGAGGCCCCCTACATTCCGATCGAGGGAAGCTGGGACGAGTACTTCAATCGGCTGTCGCCCAAGCTCCGAGCCAACCTCCGCCGCCGGGAGAGGCGCCTGCAGCAGTTCGGGGACATCCGGATGGAGGTCGTCGGCTCCGGGCCGGACGTTTGGGACGCGCTCGAGGACGGGCTGTGGATCGAGTCGGCCGGCTGGAAGGGACGCGCCGGCACGGCCATCGCCGCCGATGAGGCGACGCACCGCTTCTACTCGCTGCTCGCGCTTCGGGCGGCCCGGCGCGGCTGGCTGCGCCTGCACTTTCTCACGGTCGGCGAACGGAGGATCGCATTCGATTTCTCGCTGTTTTACGCCGGCAAGGCCTTTCTGTTGAAGCCGGCCTACGACCCGGCGTTTGCCGCCTGCTCCCCGTACAGCCAGCTGCTGGCCCGGATCCTGCAGGACCATTTCGATCGGGGGGTGAAGGAATTCGATTTCCTGGGCCAGGAAGATGCCTGGAAATTCGACTGGGCCACCCGCACTCGGTCCCAGGAGTGGCTCTACGTGATGCCGGACTCCCCGCGCATGCGGCTGCTGCACTTCACGAAGTTCCGGATCGTCCCGCGCCTCCGGCGGCATCGCGCGCTCGTCGTCACGCGCGACGCGGCCCGGGTGCTGGCCGCGACCTGGACCTCGCGCGGCCGCGGAGCGCGGGCATGA
- a CDS encoding lmo0937 family membrane protein — protein MLETLIVLFVILWLLGLVSSYTMGGLIHVLLVLAVVMLVLRLFRGRSCA, from the coding sequence ATGCTCGAAACATTGATCGTGCTCTTCGTCATCCTGTGGCTGCTCGGGTTGGTCTCCTCGTACACCATGGGGGGATTGATCCACGTGCTTCTCGTGCTCGCCGTCGTGATGTTGGTGCTTCGCCTCTTCCGAGGCCGTAGCTGCGCCTGA
- a CDS encoding exopolysaccharide biosynthesis polyprenyl glycosylphosphotransferase, with product MHSLWAVIESNLALSTVFAVMGMGLFALLTLRTRRSAAGTEVRDPGSGERVLILGSGPLARELIHEMGSRGSRWTIVGVIPEVRSLGPAPPYPVMGSLEDLDVIVGKVRPHRIVVALDERRGRLPVGPLLESRVRGVAVEEGVEFYERLTRRLAIDALTPSALIFSGGFQRRRVAAFVGRGMSLFLSAVAVAVTAPLWPLIALAIRLDSRGPAVFTQERVGRGGRKFGLLKFRTMHAEGANGSSWVRDNSDRITRAGRFLRWSHLDELPQFINVLRGDMNLVGPRPHPVSNFELFSDRIPYYALRAAIRPGVTGWAQVRYRYANTLQEESEKMRYDLYYIKHRSLWLDLRILARTARVLLLGLGPERKVAEATSVPPHTSGARAA from the coding sequence ATGCATTCGCTGTGGGCTGTCATCGAGTCCAATCTCGCTCTGTCGACGGTGTTCGCCGTCATGGGGATGGGGCTGTTCGCCCTCCTGACATTGAGGACCCGGCGCTCCGCCGCAGGCACAGAGGTGCGCGACCCCGGCTCGGGCGAGCGCGTGCTCATCCTGGGATCCGGGCCTCTCGCCCGCGAGCTGATCCACGAGATGGGGTCCCGCGGCTCGCGCTGGACGATTGTCGGCGTCATTCCCGAGGTGCGCTCCCTAGGGCCGGCGCCTCCCTATCCGGTCATGGGGTCGCTCGAGGATCTCGACGTCATCGTCGGGAAGGTGCGTCCGCATCGGATCGTCGTCGCGCTCGACGAGCGCCGCGGTCGGCTGCCGGTCGGACCGCTGCTGGAATCGCGGGTGCGGGGTGTGGCGGTCGAGGAGGGTGTGGAGTTCTACGAACGCCTGACGAGGAGGCTGGCCATCGACGCGCTCACCCCGAGCGCCCTCATTTTCTCCGGAGGGTTCCAGCGGCGGCGCGTCGCGGCGTTCGTCGGACGGGGCATGAGCCTCTTCCTCTCGGCGGTCGCGGTCGCGGTGACGGCCCCGCTCTGGCCGCTGATTGCCCTCGCGATCCGCCTCGATTCGCGCGGGCCGGCGGTCTTCACGCAGGAGCGCGTGGGGCGGGGAGGACGGAAATTCGGGCTGCTGAAGTTCCGGACCATGCACGCCGAGGGAGCGAACGGCTCGTCGTGGGTCCGCGACAACAGTGACCGAATCACCCGCGCCGGCCGTTTCCTCCGCTGGTCGCATCTGGACGAGCTCCCTCAGTTCATCAATGTCCTCCGGGGCGACATGAACCTGGTCGGTCCCCGGCCGCACCCGGTCTCCAACTTCGAGCTGTTCAGCGATCGCATCCCGTACTACGCCCTGCGCGCCGCAATTCGCCCAGGCGTCACCGGCTGGGCGCAGGTCCGGTACCGTTACGCCAACACCCTCCAGGAGGAGTCGGAGAAGATGCGTTACGACCTCTATTACATCAAGCACCGGTCGCTGTGGCTCGACCTGCGCATTCTCGCCCGCACGGCGCGCGTCCTCCTGCTGGGGCTCGGCCCCGAGAGGAAAGTGGCCGAAGCGACCTCCGTGCCTCCGCACACGAGCGGCGCCCGGGCGGCATGA
- a CDS encoding DegT/DnrJ/EryC1/StrS family aminotransferase: MSTLMPQPSQSPALPMSVPARGPAPEKQRVCLPAWQGLGFEVLGKPLRPKETPFPFGMPNGTYFYRARHAIYHLFRALGFGPKDTVLAPDYHSGNEVGAMRASGAHLRFYRINRRLEPDLDQVDRLIRSGARALFVIHYLGWPQPMRELIELCRNRGILLIEDCALALLSGSEGRPLGTFGDFAIFCLYKTLPVPNGGLLVQNTGPLHGLDRLGWEGCGMASVAGMTAELVLRRIRGRWAAVGGALSAAKGGFGRALRVLPAKRVTVGDIGFNLSDVNTRISSLSRLLLKRFDYEGIRARRRANFLRMRDRLQGGVTMLREDLDPGVCPLFFPILVSDKEAAAAALWRRGIEAVQFWNYGDPQAAPEEGPDAKYLRHHVLEIPIHQDIGSDQIDYAARQILDLDLQ, from the coding sequence ATGAGCACCCTCATGCCGCAGCCGTCGCAGTCACCGGCCCTTCCGATGTCCGTGCCGGCCCGGGGCCCGGCGCCGGAGAAGCAGCGCGTCTGCCTGCCGGCGTGGCAGGGGCTGGGTTTCGAGGTGCTGGGGAAGCCGCTCCGCCCGAAGGAGACGCCATTCCCGTTCGGCATGCCGAACGGGACCTACTTCTACCGGGCGCGGCACGCGATCTACCACCTGTTCCGGGCACTCGGCTTCGGCCCGAAGGACACTGTCCTCGCGCCCGATTATCACAGCGGCAACGAGGTGGGGGCGATGCGAGCGTCGGGCGCGCACCTTCGCTTCTACCGGATCAACCGACGGCTGGAGCCGGACCTGGATCAGGTGGACCGGCTGATCCGCTCGGGAGCGCGCGCCCTTTTCGTGATCCATTACCTCGGCTGGCCCCAGCCGATGCGGGAGCTCATCGAGCTGTGCCGGAATCGCGGCATCCTCCTGATCGAAGATTGCGCTCTGGCGCTCCTGAGCGGGAGCGAGGGGCGGCCGCTCGGCACGTTCGGCGATTTCGCCATCTTCTGCCTGTACAAGACGCTCCCCGTTCCCAATGGCGGCTTGCTGGTGCAGAACACCGGGCCGTTGCACGGCCTCGACCGGCTCGGATGGGAGGGTTGCGGCATGGCCTCGGTCGCCGGCATGACCGCCGAGCTCGTCTTGCGGCGGATCCGCGGGCGCTGGGCGGCGGTGGGCGGGGCGCTCTCGGCCGCCAAGGGCGGGTTCGGCCGGGCGCTGCGGGTCTTGCCGGCGAAACGGGTCACCGTGGGCGACATCGGGTTCAACCTATCCGACGTCAACACGCGCATCTCGAGCCTGTCTCGGCTTCTCCTGAAGCGCTTCGACTACGAGGGGATCCGGGCGCGCCGCCGGGCGAACTTCCTGAGGATGCGCGACCGGCTCCAGGGAGGCGTCACCATGCTTCGTGAAGACCTGGATCCCGGCGTGTGCCCGCTGTTCTTCCCGATTCTGGTGAGCGACAAGGAGGCGGCGGCCGCCGCCCTGTGGCGTCGCGGCATTGAGGCGGTGCAGTTCTGGAACTACGGCGATCCCCAGGCCGCCCCCGAGGAAGGCCCGGACGCGAAGTACCTGCGTCACCACGTCCTGGAGATCCCGATCCACCAGGACATCGGCTCCGACCAGATCGATTATGCCGCCCGTCAGATTCTCGATCTCGACTTGCAGTGA
- a CDS encoding O-antigen ligase family protein: protein MRISGSIDLGVTSGAAPFVALLAFLIILLLAPQALFPALSPFRLALVAAISGIAAHALDRFLARRPISIVTREIVLAACLAAWAVLGVPFSYWPGGSLSLLLDLFIKSLAVFWLIANLVGTPARFRAVALTLVFASVPLASVAITNFLSGDIAPGGDYQSFKRISGYNAPLTQNPNDLALTLNLILPFSVALLIRARGALARAFLLGIVVLGAAAVVLTFSRAGFLTLATMLALYLWKLSRSTRRAWAVAVVLLALVALPLLPGSYLDHMGTITDMRSDQTGSAQARWGGMVAATGLALQHPFLGVGAGMNILALNEAQGPSWKEVHNVYLEYAADLGLPGLVLFLALFCSCVLRARRAQRAAAGVSGLENLFHYGVAVEVSLVAFGVAGMFHPVGYHFYFFIIAGLAVAIGRLATMEVLPVKD from the coding sequence GTGCGGATCTCCGGATCGATCGACCTTGGCGTGACGAGCGGCGCGGCCCCCTTCGTGGCACTCCTGGCCTTCCTGATCATCCTGCTCCTCGCGCCGCAGGCGCTGTTTCCGGCCCTGTCCCCGTTCCGCCTGGCGCTCGTGGCCGCGATCAGCGGGATTGCGGCGCACGCGCTCGACCGCTTCCTGGCGCGCCGGCCGATCTCCATCGTCACGCGCGAGATCGTGCTCGCCGCCTGCCTCGCCGCCTGGGCCGTCCTGGGCGTGCCCTTTTCGTATTGGCCGGGAGGGAGCCTGTCCCTGCTGCTGGACCTTTTCATCAAGTCTCTCGCGGTTTTCTGGCTGATCGCGAACCTGGTCGGCACGCCGGCGCGCTTCCGGGCAGTGGCCCTGACCCTGGTGTTCGCCAGCGTTCCGCTCGCCTCGGTCGCCATCACGAATTTTCTCTCGGGCGACATCGCGCCCGGAGGCGACTATCAGAGTTTCAAGAGGATCTCCGGGTACAACGCGCCGCTCACGCAGAACCCCAACGACCTCGCACTGACGCTCAACCTGATCCTGCCGTTCTCGGTGGCGCTCCTGATCCGGGCCCGCGGCGCTCTCGCGCGGGCGTTCCTGCTGGGCATCGTCGTCCTGGGCGCGGCGGCAGTTGTCCTGACCTTCTCGCGGGCCGGGTTCCTGACGCTCGCGACAATGCTCGCGCTGTATCTCTGGAAGCTCTCCAGGAGCACCCGGAGAGCCTGGGCGGTGGCCGTGGTCCTGCTTGCGCTCGTGGCCCTGCCGCTTTTGCCCGGATCGTATCTCGATCACATGGGGACGATCACGGACATGCGCTCGGACCAGACCGGCTCGGCCCAGGCACGCTGGGGCGGCATGGTGGCGGCCACGGGTCTGGCGCTCCAGCATCCGTTCCTCGGTGTGGGCGCAGGGATGAACATCCTGGCGCTCAACGAGGCGCAGGGTCCGTCCTGGAAGGAAGTGCACAACGTCTACCTGGAATACGCCGCCGACCTCGGGCTGCCCGGGCTGGTCCTGTTCCTGGCGTTGTTCTGCTCCTGTGTCCTGCGGGCGCGGCGGGCACAGCGCGCCGCGGCGGGGGTTTCGGGGCTCGAGAACCTCTTTCATTACGGCGTGGCGGTGGAGGTCAGCCTCGTCGCCTTCGGGGTGGCCGGGATGTTCCATCCGGTCGGGTACCACTTCTATTTCTTCATCATCGCCGGACTTGCGGTGGCAATCGGCAGGCTTGCGACCATGGAGGTGCTTCCTGTCAAGGATTAA
- a CDS encoding methyltransferase domain-containing protein, which yields MKSSALRVFVCPACKGSLDLRERTGRGGEVLEGDLDCRGCSAVYPVRRGVPRFVSAGGYAGSFAYQWRHFRSVQLDSLNGRDESSRSFLETTGWTAESLRGRRVLDAGVGAGRYAEVAAMAGAEVFGIDLTEAVDAAYDNIGERPAIHLAQADIFALPFCQGTFDRAYSIGVLHHTPDPRAAFACVAACVKPGGSMAVYLYPNPGPACYGSDLIRRVTTRLPLRVMRALSSVAVPLYYPYRLPWLGKVLQFVSPISMHPHWRARWLDTFDWYTPKYQWKHSHPEVYAWFRENGCADIEIAKEPIRMRGVRAGALAPAPSP from the coding sequence ATGAAGTCATCGGCCTTGAGGGTTTTCGTCTGCCCCGCCTGCAAGGGCAGCCTCGATTTGCGCGAGAGAACCGGCCGCGGCGGCGAGGTTCTGGAAGGTGATCTCGACTGTCGCGGCTGCTCCGCCGTCTATCCCGTCCGGCGGGGTGTGCCGAGGTTCGTTTCCGCCGGCGGTTACGCCGGGTCCTTTGCCTACCAGTGGAGGCACTTCCGGAGCGTTCAGCTCGATTCGCTCAACGGGCGGGACGAGTCCAGTCGAAGCTTCCTGGAAACGACCGGGTGGACTGCCGAGAGCCTGCGTGGCAGACGGGTGCTCGACGCGGGCGTCGGCGCCGGCAGGTACGCCGAGGTCGCCGCGATGGCGGGTGCGGAGGTCTTCGGCATCGATCTCACCGAAGCGGTGGACGCCGCCTACGACAACATCGGCGAGCGCCCCGCCATCCACCTGGCCCAGGCGGACATCTTCGCGCTGCCATTTTGCCAGGGGACGTTCGATCGAGCCTACTCGATCGGGGTCCTGCACCACACTCCCGACCCGCGCGCCGCGTTCGCCTGCGTCGCGGCCTGCGTGAAGCCGGGCGGGAGCATGGCGGTTTATCTGTATCCGAACCCCGGCCCGGCCTGTTACGGTTCCGATCTGATCCGCAGGGTCACGACGCGGCTGCCACTCCGCGTGATGCGGGCGCTGTCATCCGTGGCTGTTCCCCTGTACTACCCGTACCGCCTGCCTTGGCTCGGCAAAGTGCTGCAGTTCGTCAGCCCGATCTCCATGCACCCTCACTGGCGCGCGCGCTGGCTCGATACCTTCGACTGGTACACGCCGAAATACCAGTGGAAGCACTCGCACCCCGAAGTCTACGCCTGGTTTCGCGAGAACGGATGTGCCGACATCGAGATCGCGAAGGAGCCGATCCGGATGCGCGGCGTCAGGGCCGGGGCTTTGGCTCCCGCGCCGAGTCCATGA
- a CDS encoding CpsD/CapB family tyrosine-protein kinase: MESILNVFEQQERREPAREPAVLPVSIIRRAPEEQLVSLLTSESFEANKYRVLRHRIEETRANGGRGVIAVTSPGAGEGKTTTAINLAGTLAQSKGARVLLVDADLRLPDVAAQLGIHDTGQPGLADAIVDARLPFESVVRRRPPFSLSLLTSGRHLAEPYEALRSPRLGEILEQARRTYDYVIVDTPPVLPVPDCRVIARWADSLLLVVAAHRTPRRFLEEALNALDPEKVAGLVFNYVDPPRPGPYAYYRGYGAPPAR; encoded by the coding sequence ATGGAATCGATCCTCAATGTCTTCGAGCAGCAGGAGCGCCGTGAGCCGGCGAGAGAGCCGGCCGTCCTGCCGGTCAGCATCATCCGACGCGCTCCGGAGGAACAGCTCGTCAGTCTCCTAACCTCGGAGTCGTTCGAGGCCAACAAGTACAGGGTCCTGAGGCACCGCATCGAGGAAACGCGCGCCAACGGCGGGCGTGGTGTGATTGCCGTGACCAGCCCGGGGGCTGGCGAAGGGAAGACCACGACCGCCATCAATCTCGCAGGCACCCTGGCGCAGTCGAAGGGAGCGCGGGTGCTGCTGGTGGACGCCGACCTGCGCCTTCCGGACGTGGCGGCGCAGCTCGGGATTCACGACACCGGGCAGCCGGGCCTGGCCGACGCGATCGTCGATGCGCGGCTCCCGTTTGAGTCGGTGGTGCGCCGCCGCCCGCCCTTCAGCCTGTCGCTTCTGACCTCGGGTCGCCATCTCGCCGAGCCCTACGAAGCCCTCCGGTCGCCGCGCCTGGGGGAGATCCTCGAACAGGCGCGCCGGACGTACGACTACGTCATCGTCGACACGCCGCCGGTGCTGCCGGTGCCTGACTGCCGCGTCATCGCGCGCTGGGCGGACAGTCTTCTCCTGGTCGTGGCCGCGCACCGGACGCCGCGCAGGTTCCTGGAGGAGGCTTTGAACGCCCTCGATCCGGAGAAGGTCGCCGGGCTGGTCTTCAACTACGTCGATCCGCCGCGGCCGGGGCCCTACGCTTACTACCGCGGTTACGGCGCGCCCCCGGCGCGCTGA
- a CDS encoding glycosyltransferase: MRPWRCFLSRIKVLQFITGFHVGGTERQVAHLAASLDPSRFDVHVASLQREGPLYAEMASCGLPLSSYPIKGFLRPGTLRQQLRFAAYLKRQAIDIVHAYGFYPIVFAVPVARLAGSPVVLASIRDSGDPWTRAQRLVQMCASRLAHCVLVNASAVRDRLTEGGHARRAIAVIRNGVDVDRFVPRPPDEALRSALGLPPRAPLVVAVSRLNPMKGIDDLLKAAALLGSRFAEVRFVIVGDGASRRDLEEQACLLGLAGRVVFTGTRLDVAAILSQAAVSVAPSLSEGLSNVVLESMAAGVPVVATRVGGTPEILEDGVTGLLLPPCDAPALAEAIGRLLENESLARRLGEAARTQAVDRFSMHHMVRQTEGLYRALLRGERSPTMDEDGASGAPLILSPPAGVLARCRREMRAPARQQAPL, translated from the coding sequence TTGCGACCATGGAGGTGCTTCCTGTCAAGGATTAAGGTCCTCCAGTTCATCACGGGCTTCCATGTCGGCGGGACCGAGCGGCAGGTGGCCCACTTGGCCGCCAGCCTGGATCCCTCCCGCTTCGACGTTCACGTCGCCAGTCTGCAACGGGAAGGGCCGCTGTACGCCGAGATGGCGTCGTGCGGGCTCCCCTTGAGCTCGTACCCGATCAAGGGATTCCTGCGTCCTGGAACCCTGCGGCAGCAGTTGCGGTTCGCGGCCTATCTGAAGCGCCAGGCCATCGACATCGTTCATGCCTACGGTTTCTACCCCATCGTGTTCGCCGTGCCGGTCGCCCGGCTCGCCGGCTCTCCGGTCGTGCTGGCGTCCATCCGCGACAGCGGCGATCCCTGGACGCGCGCGCAGAGGCTGGTCCAGATGTGCGCCAGCCGGCTGGCCCACTGTGTCCTGGTGAACGCCTCCGCCGTCCGGGATCGCCTCACGGAGGGGGGCCATGCGCGTCGCGCGATCGCCGTGATCCGGAACGGCGTGGACGTCGACCGGTTCGTGCCCCGTCCGCCCGATGAGGCGCTCCGGTCGGCCCTGGGCCTGCCGCCGCGCGCTCCCCTGGTCGTGGCCGTGTCCCGGTTGAACCCGATGAAGGGAATCGACGACCTTCTTAAGGCCGCGGCGCTATTGGGGAGCCGGTTCGCGGAGGTGCGCTTCGTGATCGTGGGAGACGGGGCCAGCCGGCGGGATCTCGAGGAGCAGGCCTGCCTGCTCGGGCTCGCGGGACGCGTCGTGTTCACGGGGACGAGACTGGACGTCGCGGCGATCCTGTCGCAGGCCGCCGTCTCGGTCGCCCCCTCGCTGAGCGAGGGGCTGTCCAACGTCGTGCTCGAGTCGATGGCGGCCGGCGTGCCGGTCGTGGCGACGCGCGTCGGCGGGACGCCCGAAATCCTCGAGGACGGCGTGACTGGCCTCCTGCTGCCGCCGTGTGACGCACCGGCGCTGGCCGAGGCCATCGGTCGTCTCCTGGAGAACGAGTCACTGGCCCGGCGCCTGGGCGAAGCGGCCCGGACGCAGGCGGTCGATCGCTTCTCGATGCATCACATGGTGCGCCAGACCGAGGGCCTCTACCGGGCGCTTCTTCGAGGAGAGCGTAGCCCAACCATGGACGAGGACGGAGCGTCCGGGGCGCCCCTCATCCTCTCGCCTCCGGCGGGCGTCCTCGCCCGCTGTCGAAGGGAAATGCGAGCTCCCGCCCGTCAGCAGGCACCGCTTTGA
- a CDS encoding Wzz/FepE/Etk N-terminal domain-containing protein: MSEATKKRGGPDVFMSVWRRRKWLALSTLAVIVCAAASVAVFLPDLYRGTATVLVERPDVTESLVRPGEADELETRLQTIEEKLLSRARLEDLIQRFNLYRGQRTKGASTEAIIEQMRRDIRLEPRGVDPTVGHGATVSFALSYWGDNPRTAAEVANTLAASYVEDNLKSREHQAASSARFLKAELDEAKARLDESSEAQARLVGRRDGLVKRLASMEPAGGPRAAGVARLAKLREELTELRTRYKDSHPLITQAQSEIQAIESQIAGSAPKDRSGPADSGAVQRIREELAQADAGLMSSDYATAKDRYLSLVKWYEEARLNESMEQEQQGVQFAILDPAVVPDKPASPNRFRILLGGLAISVGLALGAIVLAERMDTSFHALDDLKEFTRVPVLASIPRIVTKKGKRQRRYRVFLGVSLALLGLPFVVGVSYFIARWGGSYLLMIIGGRA, translated from the coding sequence ATGTCCGAAGCGACGAAGAAACGGGGAGGGCCCGATGTCTTCATGTCCGTCTGGCGCAGGCGGAAGTGGCTCGCCCTGTCGACGCTCGCGGTGATCGTCTGTGCAGCGGCGAGCGTGGCCGTCTTTCTTCCGGACCTCTACCGCGGCACGGCCACGGTCCTCGTCGAGCGCCCGGACGTGACGGAATCCCTGGTGCGGCCCGGGGAAGCCGACGAGCTCGAGACACGCCTGCAGACCATCGAGGAGAAGCTCCTCAGCCGCGCGCGGCTCGAGGATCTCATTCAGCGGTTCAATCTCTACCGCGGGCAGAGGACGAAGGGAGCCTCCACGGAGGCCATCATCGAGCAGATGCGCCGGGACATCCGCCTGGAGCCGAGGGGCGTCGACCCGACGGTCGGGCATGGCGCGACGGTCTCCTTCGCTCTGAGCTACTGGGGCGATAATCCGCGGACCGCCGCCGAGGTCGCCAACACGCTCGCGGCCAGCTACGTCGAGGACAATCTCAAGAGCCGCGAGCACCAGGCCGCGTCCTCGGCCAGGTTCCTGAAGGCCGAGCTCGACGAGGCGAAGGCGCGCCTGGACGAGAGTAGCGAGGCGCAGGCACGACTGGTCGGACGCCGCGACGGCCTGGTCAAGCGCCTGGCGTCGATGGAGCCTGCCGGCGGCCCCAGGGCGGCCGGCGTTGCGCGCCTGGCAAAACTCAGAGAGGAGCTGACCGAGCTGCGCACGCGGTACAAGGACAGCCATCCACTGATCACCCAGGCGCAGAGCGAAATCCAGGCGATCGAGTCGCAAATCGCGGGCTCCGCACCGAAAGACAGGTCCGGCCCCGCCGATAGCGGGGCCGTGCAGAGGATCAGGGAGGAACTGGCCCAGGCGGATGCCGGCCTCATGTCGAGCGATTACGCGACGGCCAAGGACCGTTATCTGTCCCTGGTGAAGTGGTACGAGGAGGCCCGGCTCAATGAAAGCATGGAGCAGGAGCAGCAGGGCGTTCAATTCGCCATTCTGGATCCGGCGGTCGTGCCGGACAAGCCGGCATCACCCAACCGATTTCGTATCCTGCTTGGCGGCCTGGCGATCTCGGTCGGGCTGGCGCTCGGGGCCATCGTGCTGGCGGAGCGGATGGACACGTCGTTCCATGCGCTGGACGATCTGAAGGAGTTCACGCGGGTGCCTGTCCTGGCGAGCATCCCACGCATCGTCACGAAGAAGGGGAAACGGCAGCGCCGGTACCGTGTGTTTCTGGGCGTTTCCCTGGCCTTGCTGGGCCTCCCGTTCGTCGTCGGGGTTTCCTACTTCATCGCCCGCTGGGGCGGATCGTATTTGCTCATGATCATCGGAGGTCGCGCCTGA